In the Paenibacillus pabuli genome, one interval contains:
- a CDS encoding ArsR/SmtB family transcription factor: protein MNAYPNISVIASLIADPSRAVFLEALLDGRALPAGELAYMAGVTPQTASNHLAKLVDGGLLVVERQGRHRYYRLAGQEIAFLIETMGSIAPPVQVRSLKQSNQLQHLSFARTCYGHLAGKLGISLCDALLREEYLLEPEEDQAKDYHITEKGVQWFTSFGLDLQVKPGSRRAIARKCLDWSERRHHISGLLGEQMERRLSQLNWTRKKPGSRSVEVTEEGKKGLYEVLGISL, encoded by the coding sequence ATGAATGCATATCCAAATATATCTGTTATCGCCTCATTAATTGCGGATCCGAGTCGCGCAGTCTTCCTCGAAGCACTGCTTGATGGACGGGCCCTGCCTGCAGGCGAGCTGGCCTATATGGCTGGTGTCACACCCCAAACCGCGAGCAACCACCTCGCCAAACTTGTGGACGGCGGGCTGCTGGTCGTTGAACGGCAAGGCAGACATCGCTATTACCGTTTGGCAGGTCAGGAGATTGCCTTTCTGATTGAGACGATGGGCAGTATCGCTCCTCCTGTTCAGGTGAGGTCACTCAAACAGTCCAACCAGCTCCAGCACCTGAGTTTTGCTCGTACCTGTTACGGACACCTCGCTGGTAAGCTTGGGATTTCTTTGTGCGATGCATTATTACGGGAGGAATATCTTCTGGAGCCGGAAGAAGATCAGGCCAAGGATTATCACATTACAGAGAAAGGAGTTCAATGGTTCACTTCCTTCGGGCTTGATCTTCAGGTGAAACCGGGATCAAGACGTGCCATTGCCCGCAAATGTCTGGACTGGAGTGAACGGCGTCATCACATTTCCGGACTGCTCGGAGAACAAATGGAACGCAGACTGTCACAGCTGAACTGGACACGGAAGAAACCAGGCAGCCGCTCTGTTGAAGTCACGGAGGAAGGCAAGAAGGGTTTATACGAGGTTTTGGGAATCTCACTGTAG
- a CDS encoding DeoR/GlpR family DNA-binding transcription regulator, which translates to MFQEERMQLIIEHLRKHNRISADEIVSLFDVSRDTARRDLIKLEEQDAIIRTRGGAILPSPPREYISYKDRLLHVSEEKRAIGKLAAAMVRQGENIILDSSTTVQACAEHLNGKSCTVITNSIHSADLLSNHSAVHIRLLGGKVDKEQRYVYGASVIETLSHYYVDKAFIGIGGITMDGFSASEEEGKIKQKMMQAAKEVIVLADHSKFDKRYGYRFADWSLIDVLITDQWPSDEWRNFLNEQQVEILIPEPTEDKEL; encoded by the coding sequence TTGTTTCAAGAAGAACGAATGCAGCTGATTATCGAACATCTTCGCAAACACAACCGGATCTCGGCAGACGAGATCGTTTCCCTTTTTGATGTCTCGCGAGACACAGCTCGCAGGGATCTGATTAAGCTGGAAGAACAGGACGCCATTATCCGAACACGCGGCGGCGCCATCCTCCCCTCTCCTCCACGTGAATATATCTCATACAAGGATCGTCTGCTTCATGTTTCGGAAGAAAAAAGAGCAATAGGGAAACTTGCTGCGGCCATGGTCCGCCAGGGAGAAAATATCATTTTGGATTCTTCGACCACCGTTCAGGCCTGTGCTGAGCATCTGAATGGAAAATCCTGCACGGTTATCACGAATTCCATTCATTCCGCAGATCTTCTCTCCAATCACTCGGCTGTCCATATTCGTTTGCTCGGCGGTAAAGTCGACAAGGAACAACGTTATGTCTACGGCGCCTCGGTGATTGAAACACTCTCCCATTATTATGTGGATAAAGCCTTTATCGGCATTGGCGGGATTACGATGGATGGGTTCAGTGCTTCCGAAGAAGAAGGCAAGATTAAGCAAAAAATGATGCAGGCTGCCAAAGAGGTCATCGTGCTCGCTGATCATTCCAAGTTTGATAAACGTTACGGATACCGTTTTGCCGACTGGTCACTGATTGATGTACTAATTACCGACCAATGGCCCTCGGACGAATGGCGTAACTTTTTAAATGAACAACAGGTTGAGATTCTCATTCCTGAACCAACAGAAGATAAGGAGTTGTAA
- a CDS encoding flavin reductase family protein encodes MDQHETIHPSILYYGTPVLLLSTLNEDGTTNLSPLSSSWALGDCLVLGLGIQGKAYENLKRHPECVINLPDASMWRAVESLGRYTGTYPVPEEKRHMGYEFCSEKFEAAGLTAQESLRVKPLKIAECPLQIEASVQHIRTPEHTPFMAVVEVKSLEVHAHKKLISGLNKIDPAKWSPLIYNFRHYYGLGERQGENFRAE; translated from the coding sequence ATGGATCAGCATGAAACGATTCACCCAAGCATTTTATACTATGGAACGCCAGTACTTCTCTTGAGCACCTTGAACGAGGACGGGACAACGAACCTGTCGCCATTGTCCTCTTCTTGGGCATTGGGGGATTGTCTTGTTCTTGGTTTGGGTATACAGGGAAAAGCATATGAGAACTTAAAAAGACATCCTGAATGTGTCATTAATTTGCCGGATGCGTCCATGTGGAGAGCAGTCGAATCTCTGGGGCGTTATACGGGTACATATCCGGTTCCTGAGGAGAAAAGACACATGGGCTATGAATTTTGTTCCGAGAAATTTGAAGCAGCCGGGTTAACAGCTCAGGAATCGCTTCGGGTTAAACCTCTGAAAATAGCGGAATGCCCGCTTCAGATTGAGGCGTCTGTGCAGCATATCCGCACGCCGGAGCATACGCCTTTTATGGCCGTAGTCGAAGTGAAATCGCTGGAGGTACATGCACATAAGAAGCTTATCTCTGGACTGAATAAAATTGATCCGGCGAAGTGGAGCCCGTTAATTTATAATTTCCGCCATTATTATGGATTAGGAGAGAGACAAGGGGAGAACTTCCGCGCTGAATAG
- a CDS encoding SprT family protein — MDNAELQQWIEQVSLDHFGVPFTHEALFNRRLTTTGGRYMLKSHRIEINPHQLEAYGREEVEKIIKHELCHYHLHIRGRGYRHRDPEFKALLQKVGGSRFCQSLPDGKGRKPLPYRYKLVCKSCGTEYLRKRKMDPKRYRCGRCAGKLGLQTISNV; from the coding sequence GTGGATAATGCTGAGTTGCAGCAGTGGATTGAGCAGGTATCTCTCGATCATTTCGGGGTTCCGTTCACCCACGAGGCCTTGTTTAATCGTCGTCTGACGACAACTGGCGGGCGATATATGCTGAAGAGTCACCGAATTGAGATTAATCCACATCAGCTTGAAGCGTACGGCCGGGAGGAAGTCGAGAAGATCATCAAGCATGAATTGTGTCACTACCATCTGCATATACGCGGACGCGGCTATCGCCATAGGGACCCGGAGTTCAAGGCTCTTTTGCAAAAGGTAGGCGGTTCAAGGTTCTGTCAATCCTTACCGGATGGCAAGGGCAGGAAGCCGCTGCCTTATCGGTACAAGCTGGTATGCAAGAGTTGTGGTACGGAATATTTGCGTAAACGAAAAATGGATCCCAAACGTTACAGGTGCGGCCGATGCGCCGGTAAGCTGGGACTCCAAACCATTTCAAACGTATAG
- a CDS encoding helix-turn-helix domain-containing protein, which yields MQSIYERIEHLIAERGMTKKAFCQQLKISTGNLGDWKRGKSIPSTNKLIEIASFFDVSLDWLMIGRPSKEAMVREKREDYFFGVLRQLDCQESELSTEEQSFISEYIEFTRYRKSKESRNAADFRYKEDDTPETDESV from the coding sequence ATGCAGTCGATATATGAGCGAATTGAACACCTGATTGCCGAACGAGGGATGACGAAAAAAGCGTTCTGTCAACAACTGAAGATCAGCACCGGGAATTTGGGTGACTGGAAACGTGGGAAGTCTATTCCAAGCACGAATAAACTGATTGAGATCGCTTCATTTTTTGATGTGAGTCTGGATTGGCTCATGATTGGACGTCCATCCAAGGAAGCGATGGTGCGGGAAAAACGGGAGGATTATTTTTTTGGCGTGTTGCGGCAATTGGATTGCCAGGAGAGTGAATTATCGACTGAGGAGCAGTCTTTTATCAGCGAATACATTGAATTTACCCGTTATCGTAAGTCCAAGGAAAGTAGAAATGCTGCTGACTTTCGATACAAGGAAGATGATACACCCGAAACGGATGAATCAGTTTAA
- a CDS encoding Cof-type HAD-IIB family hydrolase: MKLFATDLDGTLLNRDSQISPENAAAIHRAQQEGLQVTIATGRVYSDVVGICQEGGINTPVIGSNGATIHDADGNRLYHLPLDRETAASVMQWLEEHECYYEASTQQGIYAPISSHDTMLAEMDRILGTSPGEDVERLIRAVKKHYDKKDYHRVHSHQEIPAEAYIYNIMAFSLDPDQLQKGRAYFASRSDVAMVVSSEHNFEMQHPDVSKGNALTKLAAHLNISMEDTAAIGDNFNDVSMLKMAGLGIAMGNGEPEIQALAKAITLTNVEHGVAHAIHSVLDGKPISRPETVAEGGQ; the protein is encoded by the coding sequence ATGAAATTATTTGCTACGGATTTGGATGGAACACTGCTTAACAGAGACAGCCAGATTAGCCCGGAAAATGCAGCCGCCATTCACCGGGCCCAGCAAGAAGGACTGCAGGTTACGATTGCAACAGGACGCGTTTATTCTGACGTTGTGGGCATTTGCCAAGAAGGCGGGATTAACACACCTGTCATCGGGTCAAACGGAGCAACCATTCATGACGCCGACGGGAACCGTCTGTATCATCTTCCGCTTGATCGTGAGACAGCAGCATCCGTTATGCAGTGGCTGGAAGAACATGAGTGTTATTACGAAGCTTCCACCCAGCAAGGAATATATGCCCCAATCAGCAGCCATGATACGATGCTTGCCGAGATGGACCGGATCCTGGGTACAAGTCCTGGTGAGGACGTGGAGCGCCTGATTCGCGCCGTTAAAAAGCATTATGACAAGAAAGACTACCATCGTGTTCATTCCCATCAAGAGATTCCTGCAGAAGCTTACATTTACAATATTATGGCTTTCTCACTTGACCCGGATCAATTGCAGAAAGGAAGAGCCTACTTTGCCTCCAGATCGGATGTCGCAATGGTGGTATCCTCTGAACACAACTTCGAGATGCAGCATCCCGATGTGTCCAAGGGTAATGCTCTCACTAAACTGGCCGCTCATCTCAACATCTCTATGGAAGATACGGCAGCCATCGGCGACAATTTCAATGATGTTTCCATGCTGAAAATGGCAGGACTTGGCATCGCCATGGGCAATGGTGAACCGGAGATTCAGGCTCTTGCCAAGGCGATAACGCTGACCAATGTGGAACATGGTGTCGCCCATGCTATCCACTCTGTACTGGACGGCAAACCGATCTCCCGGCCCGAAACCGTTGCTGAAGGCGGTCAATAA
- a CDS encoding MgtC/SapB family protein, whose amino-acid sequence MEMEYLMRVLIAGICGVLIGYERKNRMKEAGIRTHFVVAVGAALMMIVSKYGFQDQAGWANLSLDPSRIAAQVVSGVGFIGAGMIFTQRHTVRGLTTAAGIWATAGMGLAVGAGLYWTGAGVTLLIVLAQMLLHRPTRWLVSARTETLTIRLGQEEDSLKAILGLLGQEKISVIGFRTEHQTSTDSAQETVLEFTVQMPGSFRGEQLIVMLQDVPHVRSVELK is encoded by the coding sequence ATGGAAATGGAATATTTGATGCGAGTTCTCATAGCGGGGATCTGCGGGGTCCTCATCGGGTATGAACGCAAAAACCGGATGAAAGAAGCGGGAATACGCACTCATTTTGTGGTAGCTGTTGGTGCAGCGTTAATGATGATTGTATCGAAGTATGGGTTTCAGGATCAGGCAGGCTGGGCTAATCTGTCGCTCGATCCTTCCCGAATTGCAGCGCAGGTGGTTAGTGGTGTGGGTTTCATTGGGGCGGGAATGATTTTCACACAGCGTCATACCGTCAGGGGGTTGACGACAGCCGCGGGCATCTGGGCAACGGCAGGCATGGGACTGGCAGTGGGTGCTGGACTCTATTGGACAGGAGCAGGCGTAACCCTGCTGATTGTGCTCGCCCAGATGCTGCTGCATCGACCGACACGCTGGCTTGTTTCGGCGAGAACAGAAACGTTAACCATTCGTCTGGGACAGGAAGAAGACAGCCTGAAAGCCATATTGGGGCTGCTGGGACAGGAGAAGATTTCGGTCATCGGATTCAGGACGGAACATCAAACAAGCACAGACTCGGCTCAGGAGACTGTGCTTGAATTCACCGTTCAGATGCCCGGATCCTTCCGGGGAGAGCAGTTAATTGTTATGCTTCAGGATGTGCCACATGTGAGATCCGTTGAGTTGAAGTGA
- the cmpA gene encoding cortex morphogenetic protein CmpA has product MPQWLCNQLMRAFHKKDSRQIKLLNECWFFYRNKPANGTPRSADREL; this is encoded by the coding sequence TTGCCTCAATGGCTTTGCAATCAACTGATGCGTGCATTTCACAAAAAGGACAGCAGACAGATCAAGCTGCTGAACGAATGCTGGTTCTTTTACCGGAACAAACCTGCAAATGGCACACCGCGCAGCGCGGATCGTGAACTCTAG
- a CDS encoding hydrolase/acyltransferase — MPTMRYVILQQEQQLQFVEMPADYAYQLSALNLRLHKEIDKLTAADVPVLPWAIAECDNLDLLNEQLSIIGGLEYINALEHSFAQLRETHYPLISLLTEIRALQAQLEQWYEEEMESL, encoded by the coding sequence ATGCCTACAATGCGCTATGTCATCCTGCAGCAGGAGCAGCAATTGCAGTTTGTTGAAATGCCTGCCGATTACGCCTATCAGCTCAGTGCACTCAACCTGCGTCTGCACAAAGAGATTGATAAACTTACCGCGGCGGATGTACCTGTACTGCCCTGGGCCATCGCTGAATGTGACAACCTTGATCTTCTGAACGAGCAGCTTAGCATCATCGGAGGGCTGGAGTACATCAATGCGCTTGAGCATAGTTTCGCCCAACTGCGTGAGACGCATTATCCCTTGATTTCCTTACTTACTGAAATTCGGGCCCTTCAAGCCCAGCTGGAACAATGGTACGAAGAAGAAATGGAATCACTCTGA